In Streptococcus parasuis, the following proteins share a genomic window:
- the ptsP gene encoding phosphoenolpyruvate--protein phosphotransferase, whose amino-acid sequence MTEMLKGIAASDGVAVAKAYLLVQPDLSFETVTVEDTNAEEARLDAALEASQNELSVIRENAVASLGEEAAAVFDAHLMVLSDPEMIGQIKETIRAKKTNAETGLKEVTDMFIAIFEGMEDNPYMQERAADIRDVAKRVLAHLLGVRLPNPAAIDEESIVIAHDLTPSDTAQLNKQFVKAFVTNIGGRTSHSAIMARTLEIAAVLGTNNITEIVKDGDVLAVNGITGDVVINPTEDVIAEFKAAGEAYAKQKAEWALLKDAQTVTADGKHFELAANIGTPKDVEGVNDNGAEAVGLYRTEFLYMDSQDFPTEDEQYEAYKAVLEGMNGKPVVVRTMDIGGDKELPYFDLPHEMNPFLGFRALRISISETGNQMFRTQLRALLRSSVHGKLRIMFPMVALLTEFRAAKAILEEEKANLLAEGVAVADDIQVGIMIEIPAAAMLADQFAKEVDFFSIGTNDLIQYTMAADRMNEQVSYLYQPYNPSILRLINNVIKAAHAEGKWAGMCGEMAGDQQAVPLLVGMGLDEFSMSATSVLRTRSLMKKLDTAKMEEYAHRALTECATAEEVLELQKEYVDFE is encoded by the coding sequence ATGACAGAAATGCTTAAAGGAATTGCAGCATCAGATGGTGTTGCCGTTGCTAAGGCATATCTACTCGTTCAACCAGATTTGTCCTTTGAAACTGTTACAGTTGAAGATACAAATGCAGAGGAAGCTCGTTTGGATGCTGCTCTAGAAGCATCTCAAAACGAGCTTTCTGTTATTCGTGAGAATGCAGTAGCTAGCCTTGGTGAAGAAGCCGCAGCAGTATTTGACGCTCACTTGATGGTTCTTTCTGATCCTGAAATGATTGGTCAAATCAAAGAAACGATTCGTGCTAAGAAAACAAATGCTGAAACTGGTTTGAAAGAAGTTACAGATATGTTCATCGCGATTTTTGAAGGTATGGAAGACAACCCATACATGCAAGAACGTGCAGCAGATATCCGTGACGTAGCAAAACGTGTCTTGGCGCATTTGCTTGGTGTTCGTTTACCTAACCCTGCAGCGATTGATGAAGAATCGATTGTGATTGCACATGACTTGACACCTTCAGATACAGCACAATTGAACAAACAATTTGTAAAAGCCTTTGTAACAAACATTGGTGGTCGTACAAGTCACTCAGCTATCATGGCTCGTACACTTGAAATTGCTGCTGTATTAGGTACTAACAACATTACAGAAATTGTTAAAGATGGCGATGTCCTCGCTGTTAACGGTATCACAGGCGATGTTGTTATCAACCCTACAGAAGATGTCATTGCAGAATTCAAAGCAGCTGGTGAAGCGTATGCTAAGCAAAAAGCTGAATGGGCTTTATTAAAAGACGCTCAAACAGTGACAGCAGATGGTAAACACTTCGAGTTGGCAGCTAACATCGGTACGCCAAAAGATGTAGAAGGTGTAAACGATAATGGTGCTGAGGCAGTTGGTCTTTACCGTACAGAATTCTTGTACATGGATTCTCAAGACTTCCCAACTGAAGATGAGCAATACGAAGCTTACAAAGCAGTACTTGAAGGTATGAATGGTAAGCCAGTTGTGGTTCGCACAATGGATATTGGTGGTGATAAGGAACTTCCTTACTTCGACCTTCCACATGAAATGAACCCATTCCTTGGTTTCCGTGCTCTTCGTATCTCAATCTCTGAGACTGGTAACCAAATGTTCCGTACTCAGTTGCGTGCCCTTCTTCGTTCATCAGTTCATGGTAAACTTCGTATCATGTTCCCGATGGTTGCTTTGTTAACAGAATTCCGTGCAGCAAAAGCAATTCTTGAAGAAGAAAAAGCAAACTTGTTGGCAGAAGGTGTAGCAGTTGCAGATGATATCCAAGTGGGTATCATGATTGAAATCCCTGCTGCTGCAATGCTTGCAGATCAATTTGCTAAAGAAGTTGATTTCTTCTCAATTGGTACAAATGACTTGATCCAATACACTATGGCTGCAGACCGTATGAACGAGCAAGTTTCATACCTCTATCAACCATATAACCCTTCAATCCTTCGTTTGATTAATAATGTTATCAAAGCTGCTCATGCAGAAGGTAAATGGGCTGGTATGTGTGGTGAGATGGCTGGTGACCAACAAGCTGTTCCGCTTCTTGTAGGTATGGGCTTGGATGAATTCTCTATGAGCGCAACTTCTGTACTTCGTACACGTAGCCTTATGAAGAAACTTGACACAGCTAAAATGGAAGAATATGCTCACCGTGCTTTGACAGAATGTGCAACGGCAGAAGAAGTTCTTGAACTTCAAAAAGAGTATGTTGATTTCGAATAA
- a CDS encoding NADP-dependent glyceraldehyde-3-phosphate dehydrogenase, with protein MKQYQNYIDGKWVDSEKKITIYSPINQEELGNVPAMSQEEVDKAMEAARKALPAWRALSAYERAQYLHRAADILEERKESIGEILAKEVAKGIKASIGEVDRSAHLIHFAAEEGLRVYGASLEGGTYEPAAKSKISLIRREPVGVVLAIAPYNYPVNLSASKIAPALIGGNVVMFKPPTQGSISGLLLAQAFADAGIPAGVFNTITGRGSEIGDYIIEHPEVNFINFTGSTPIGQKVGKLAGIRPIMLELGGKDAAVVLSDADLDHAAKEIVSGAFSYSGQRCTAIKRVLVVNEVADKLAEKLQAEVEKLTVGDPFENKDITPVIDEQSAVFIEGLVQDAQAKGAVELTPYKREKNLIWPTLLDQVTPEMDIAWEEPFGPVLPIIRVSSIEEALELCNQSEYGLQSSIFTKNYPLAFEFASKLEVGTVHINAKTQRGPDNFPFLGIKGSGAGVQGIKYSIEAMTKVKSVVFDIQ; from the coding sequence ATGAAGCAGTATCAGAATTATATTGATGGGAAATGGGTTGATTCCGAAAAGAAAATAACCATTTATTCGCCCATTAATCAAGAAGAGTTGGGGAATGTTCCTGCCATGTCACAGGAAGAAGTCGACAAAGCTATGGAAGCAGCAAGAAAGGCTTTGCCAGCTTGGCGTGCTTTATCTGCATACGAACGTGCCCAATATTTGCACCGAGCTGCGGATATTTTAGAAGAACGCAAAGAAAGTATTGGTGAAATTCTTGCAAAAGAGGTAGCAAAAGGAATAAAAGCTTCGATTGGTGAAGTCGATCGCTCCGCGCATTTAATTCATTTCGCTGCTGAAGAAGGTCTGCGTGTTTATGGTGCCTCTTTAGAAGGGGGAACGTATGAACCTGCTGCAAAATCAAAAATATCCTTGATTCGTCGTGAGCCTGTTGGTGTTGTCCTAGCTATTGCACCATATAATTATCCTGTCAACTTGTCAGCCTCTAAAATTGCTCCGGCGCTTATCGGTGGGAACGTAGTGATGTTTAAACCACCAACACAAGGATCGATTTCGGGCTTGCTTTTGGCTCAAGCTTTTGCTGATGCAGGTATTCCAGCTGGTGTTTTCAATACAATAACAGGTCGTGGATCAGAAATTGGTGACTATATTATTGAACATCCTGAAGTGAATTTTATCAATTTCACAGGTTCGACACCAATTGGTCAAAAAGTTGGGAAATTAGCTGGTATTCGTCCAATTATGCTTGAGTTGGGTGGTAAGGATGCAGCTGTTGTCTTAAGCGATGCGGATTTGGATCATGCAGCGAAGGAAATCGTTAGTGGGGCCTTTAGTTATTCTGGTCAACGTTGTACTGCTATTAAGCGAGTATTAGTTGTAAATGAAGTTGCAGACAAATTGGCTGAGAAGCTTCAGGCTGAAGTTGAAAAATTAACGGTAGGGGATCCATTTGAAAATAAGGATATTACGCCTGTCATTGATGAACAGTCTGCTGTCTTTATCGAAGGTTTGGTACAGGATGCACAAGCAAAAGGGGCAGTGGAGTTAACTCCCTACAAACGTGAGAAAAATCTAATTTGGCCAACCTTGTTGGATCAGGTCACTCCTGAGATGGACATTGCTTGGGAAGAGCCGTTCGGTCCTGTGCTTCCAATTATTCGCGTATCATCTATTGAAGAAGCACTTGAGTTATGTAATCAATCAGAATATGGTTTGCAGTCATCTATATTTACGAAAAACTACCCATTAGCCTTTGAATTTGCTTCAAAATTGGAGGTCGGTACTGTGCATATTAATGCTAAAACGCAACGTGGGCCCGATAATTTCCCATTCCTAGGGATTAAAGGCTCTGGTGCGGGAGTCCAAGGTATTAAATATAGTATTGAAGCCATGACTAAGGTAAAATCTGTTGTGTTTGATATACAATAA
- a CDS encoding Cof-type HAD-IIB family hydrolase, with product MAIKLIALDLDGTLLTSDKRISEANKQALLAARQQGAYVVLTTGRPLQAIGAFLEELDLLGENQYSITFNGGLVQENTGRILDKTGFSIDDVRAIRQVTNQLDLPLDVLYGGDVYSLPAVNESLYLTANPLLNKIDVTDEEMPEDFVYNKAVIAVAADFLDGQIPKIPRELYDRFEIFKSRDMLLEWSPKGVHKANGLAKLIGHLGIDQSEVMACGDEGNDLSMIEWAGLGVAMANATDEIKSAANLVLPKTNDEDGIAWAIQQYVLNED from the coding sequence ATGGCAATTAAATTGATTGCACTAGATTTGGATGGAACTCTTCTGACGTCGGATAAACGAATTTCAGAAGCCAATAAGCAGGCCTTGTTAGCAGCTCGGCAACAAGGTGCTTATGTTGTCTTAACAACAGGACGGCCTTTACAAGCTATTGGTGCCTTTTTGGAAGAATTAGACCTCTTAGGTGAAAATCAATATTCCATTACCTTTAATGGTGGATTGGTACAAGAAAATACAGGGCGCATTTTAGATAAAACTGGCTTCAGCATTGATGATGTTCGTGCAATTCGACAAGTAACCAATCAATTGGACCTACCTCTGGATGTCTTGTATGGAGGAGATGTTTACTCATTACCAGCAGTCAATGAATCTCTGTATCTAACAGCCAATCCTTTGTTGAATAAAATTGATGTGACAGATGAAGAGATGCCAGAAGATTTTGTCTATAATAAGGCGGTGATAGCTGTAGCAGCTGATTTTCTGGATGGACAAATTCCAAAAATTCCTAGAGAATTGTACGATCGTTTTGAAATTTTCAAGTCGCGTGACATGCTGTTAGAATGGAGTCCAAAAGGAGTCCATAAGGCAAATGGATTGGCAAAATTGATTGGGCATTTGGGAATTGATCAATCAGAAGTGATGGCCTGTGGTGATGAAGGTAACGATCTTTCGATGATCGAATGGGCTGGTTTAGGTGTTGCAATGGCTAATGCAACAGACGAAATTAAGTCTGCTGCAAACCTTGTTTTACCAAAAACAAACGATGAAGATGGCATTGCCTGGGCTATCCAACAGTATGTATTAAATGAGGACTAA
- the rnc gene encoding ribonuclease III: protein MKDLHAKLLTDFGINFSDLNLLETAFTHTSYANEHRLLKISHNERLEFLGDAVLQLMISKYLYQKYPNKPEGEMSKLRSTFVREESLAGFSRACGFDRFLRLGKGEEKSGGRNRDTILGDAFEAFLGALLLDKGEKTVEEFIHQVMIPRLEEGNFERVTDYKTALQEILQVNGEIVISYQVVAETGPAHDKTFEVEVSADQRVIGRGRGRSKKLAEQAAAKNAVEARG from the coding sequence ATGAAAGATTTACATGCAAAATTATTGACTGATTTTGGGATTAATTTTTCAGATTTGAATTTATTAGAAACGGCTTTTACCCATACTTCCTACGCTAATGAGCATCGCCTTCTAAAAATTTCACATAATGAGCGCTTGGAATTTTTAGGAGACGCTGTACTCCAGTTGATGATTTCTAAATACCTCTACCAGAAGTATCCCAATAAGCCTGAAGGAGAAATGTCTAAATTGCGTTCTACCTTTGTTCGTGAGGAGTCATTGGCTGGTTTTTCTCGAGCCTGTGGCTTTGATCGGTTTCTTCGCCTTGGGAAAGGGGAAGAAAAGTCCGGAGGACGGAATCGTGATACCATTTTAGGAGATGCTTTCGAGGCTTTTTTAGGAGCTCTGCTATTGGACAAGGGAGAAAAGACCGTAGAGGAGTTCATCCATCAAGTCATGATTCCTCGTCTGGAAGAGGGGAACTTTGAAAGGGTAACGGACTATAAAACAGCCTTACAGGAAATCCTACAGGTTAATGGGGAAATTGTCATTTCTTACCAGGTTGTAGCGGAAACTGGTCCAGCACACGATAAGACTTTTGAAGTGGAAGTGTCTGCGGATCAGCGTGTGATTGGCCGTGGTCGTGGTCGCTCTAAGAAATTAGCTGAACAAGCCGCCGCAAAAAATGCTGTGGAGGCTAGAGGATAA
- a CDS encoding phosphocarrier protein HPr, whose protein sequence is MASKDFHIVAETGIHARPATLLVQTASKFASDITLNYKDKSVNLKSIMGVMSLGVGQGADVTISAEGADADDAIAAITETMEKEGLA, encoded by the coding sequence ATGGCTTCAAAAGACTTCCACATTGTGGCAGAAACAGGTATCCACGCACGTCCAGCTACTTTGCTTGTGCAAACAGCTAGCAAATTCGCTTCAGACATCACTTTGAACTACAAAGACAAATCTGTAAACCTTAAATCAATCATGGGTGTAATGAGTCTTGGTGTTGGTCAAGGCGCTGATGTAACTATTTCAGCTGAAGGTGCAGATGCTGACGATGCAATTGCAGCTATCACTGAAACAATGGAAAAAGAAGGATTGGCGTAA
- the smc gene encoding chromosome segregation protein SMC: MYLKSIEMQGFKSFADKTKVVFDRGVTAVVGPNGSGKSNITESLRWALGESSAKSLRGGKMPDVIFAGTENRKPLNFASVVVTLDNSSGFIANKNKEIKVERHIYRSGDSEYLIDGQKVRLRDIHDLFMDTGLGRDSFSIISQGRVEAIFNSKPEERRAIFEEAAGVLKYKTRKKETESKLAQAQGNLDRLDDIIYELDNQVKPLEKQAQTAKKFLELDGQRKELYLDVLVAQLSLGKEKLSEKEAELESVKTELTSYYKQRSELEQENQSLKEKRHRLSVQLDREQAVLLDVTKLISDLERKIEVHKLESSQNESSRQEAQARLENLLNRREQLEEQIKQKQGVLEQLENSLSSLKEDIAAVDKEISYFSEDPDQVLDHLREQYVALMQEEAEASNRLTKIQQDIANQISLSESKSEDLARLQTEKQTAQEELEKSRKSLEEADHVLRQLLERYQTKKSELDQVQATYQSEQGRLFDLLDLLKGKQARQSSLEAILKNHSNFYAGVKAVLQEAPSLGGIIGAVSEQLTFDTRYQTALEIALGGASQNVIVEDETTAKRAITFLKEKRQGRATFLPLTTIKPRQLSGQQISLLESSDGFLGLASDLVTYQPNLDAIFQNLLGTIAIFDTIDHANQAARATKFQVRMVTMDGAEIRPGGAFAGGSNRNNSTTFIKPELDALLGEIAELSSQLQEQESLVAAKKTSLDQTREALETIKAEGEEARLNQQSARIHQEQAENRLAQLSAQYDLQMSQVSPTILTELEEEATKEEANVQALNEKKQALDQQINQVRDNRDSIQESLQKLQTQKGQLTLVQAEATSQLRFEQTDLRRLQEEKATTEKDIAILEDLINQKVVALEDTTIEILEEQLQAASDKQNQTNQILIRLKFELEDIDGQFEDLEERLQQARTKNDDLIRKQAKLEADCEQAGDTLRTLLGNLTEHFKLSFEAAQSQAKAVENLASAEQNLKNLERAIRSLGPVNLDAIEQYDEVNNRLTFLNEQRMDILSARDLLLDTIHEMDDEVKERFKVTFEAIRESFKQTFKQMFGGGSADLILTENDILTAGVEISVQPPGKKIQSLNLMSGGEKALSALALLFSIIRVKTIPFVILDEVEAALDEANVKRFGDYLNRFDKESQFIVVTHRKGTMAAADAIYGVTMQESGVSKIVSVKLKDVEKL; encoded by the coding sequence ATGTATCTTAAATCGATTGAAATGCAGGGCTTTAAGTCCTTTGCGGATAAGACCAAAGTCGTCTTTGACCGTGGAGTGACGGCTGTTGTAGGACCAAATGGTTCTGGAAAGTCCAATATCACTGAAAGTCTGCGTTGGGCCTTGGGCGAGTCGTCTGCTAAAAGCCTACGTGGAGGCAAGATGCCTGATGTTATCTTTGCAGGAACGGAAAATCGTAAGCCACTCAATTTTGCTTCTGTCGTGGTAACCCTAGATAATAGCTCAGGCTTTATTGCAAATAAAAACAAGGAAATTAAAGTCGAGCGTCATATTTATCGTTCTGGTGATAGTGAGTACTTGATTGATGGGCAAAAGGTTCGTCTGCGAGATATTCATGATCTTTTCATGGATACGGGCTTAGGAAGAGATTCATTTTCTATCATTTCACAAGGGCGGGTTGAAGCAATTTTCAATTCCAAACCTGAGGAACGCCGTGCAATTTTTGAAGAGGCTGCAGGTGTTTTAAAATATAAAACTCGTAAAAAGGAAACAGAAAGTAAGCTGGCTCAAGCCCAAGGAAATTTGGATCGCTTGGACGATATTATCTACGAATTGGATAATCAGGTCAAGCCATTGGAGAAACAGGCACAAACTGCTAAGAAATTTCTAGAATTAGATGGTCAACGTAAGGAATTATACTTAGATGTTTTGGTGGCTCAGTTGTCGCTTGGTAAGGAAAAGTTATCGGAAAAAGAAGCCGAACTAGAATCTGTCAAAACTGAATTGACTAGTTACTACAAACAGCGTTCAGAGCTAGAGCAAGAAAACCAATCTTTAAAAGAGAAGCGCCACCGCTTGTCAGTACAATTGGACCGCGAACAGGCTGTTTTATTGGATGTGACCAAGTTAATCAGTGATTTGGAGCGAAAAATTGAGGTCCATAAACTGGAATCTAGTCAAAACGAATCAAGTCGTCAAGAAGCGCAGGCGCGTTTGGAAAACTTGTTGAATCGACGAGAGCAGTTGGAAGAACAAATTAAACAAAAGCAGGGTGTTCTTGAGCAATTAGAGAATTCATTGTCTAGTTTGAAAGAAGATATTGCTGCGGTAGACAAAGAAATTTCCTACTTTTCAGAAGATCCTGATCAAGTTTTAGACCATCTGCGTGAACAGTACGTGGCTCTGATGCAAGAAGAGGCAGAAGCTTCAAACCGTCTGACCAAGATTCAGCAGGATATTGCCAATCAAATCAGTCTTTCTGAGAGTAAATCTGAAGACTTGGCACGCCTGCAGACGGAAAAACAAACAGCTCAAGAAGAACTTGAAAAGAGTCGGAAAAGTTTAGAAGAAGCTGATCACGTGTTACGCCAGCTACTTGAGCGCTATCAGACCAAAAAATCAGAATTGGATCAAGTTCAGGCTACTTATCAGTCTGAACAAGGTCGTTTGTTTGATTTGTTGGATCTGTTGAAAGGCAAACAGGCTCGCCAGTCTAGTTTGGAAGCTATTTTGAAAAATCACTCCAATTTTTACGCGGGGGTTAAGGCTGTCTTACAGGAGGCACCTAGCTTAGGAGGAATTATTGGAGCAGTCAGTGAACAATTGACCTTTGATACTCGTTACCAAACGGCTTTGGAAATTGCTCTTGGTGGTGCTAGTCAAAACGTCATTGTTGAAGATGAAACGACTGCTAAACGTGCTATCACATTTTTGAAAGAAAAACGGCAAGGACGGGCAACCTTCTTACCTCTGACAACGATCAAGCCACGACAGCTTTCTGGACAGCAAATCTCTTTACTAGAATCTTCCGATGGATTTTTGGGTTTAGCGAGTGATTTGGTGACTTATCAGCCAAATTTAGATGCGATTTTCCAAAATTTGCTAGGCACTATCGCGATTTTTGATACCATTGACCATGCCAATCAGGCAGCGCGGGCAACCAAGTTTCAAGTGCGTATGGTGACCATGGATGGAGCGGAAATCCGTCCTGGTGGAGCCTTTGCTGGTGGTAGCAATCGAAATAACAGCACGACCTTTATCAAACCAGAACTCGATGCTCTTTTAGGAGAAATAGCAGAGCTGTCCAGCCAGTTGCAGGAGCAAGAAAGCTTGGTTGCAGCTAAGAAAACTAGCTTAGACCAGACCAGAGAAGCCTTGGAAACGATTAAGGCTGAGGGGGAAGAAGCTAGATTGAACCAGCAGAGCGCAAGGATTCATCAGGAACAGGCAGAAAATAGACTGGCTCAGCTATCAGCTCAATATGACCTGCAAATGAGTCAGGTTAGTCCGACCATTTTGACTGAGCTAGAAGAAGAAGCTACTAAGGAAGAAGCGAACGTCCAAGCCTTGAATGAGAAAAAACAAGCCTTGGATCAACAAATCAATCAAGTTCGTGATAATCGCGATAGTATTCAAGAAAGCTTGCAGAAACTACAGACTCAGAAGGGGCAACTAACTTTGGTACAGGCTGAAGCGACCAGTCAACTGCGTTTTGAACAGACAGATCTGAGACGTTTGCAAGAAGAAAAAGCAACTACCGAAAAGGATATTGCTATCCTTGAAGATTTGATCAATCAGAAAGTAGTGGCTTTAGAAGATACGACTATAGAGATACTGGAAGAGCAGTTGCAGGCGGCATCTGATAAGCAAAACCAGACCAATCAGATACTAATTCGCTTAAAGTTTGAATTGGAAGATATTGATGGGCAGTTTGAAGACTTGGAAGAAAGATTGCAACAAGCTCGGACTAAGAATGATGATTTGATTCGTAAGCAGGCTAAGTTAGAGGCGGATTGTGAGCAAGCGGGCGATACATTACGGACTTTACTTGGTAATTTGACCGAGCATTTTAAATTAAGTTTTGAAGCCGCCCAGTCTCAGGCCAAGGCAGTTGAAAACCTTGCTAGTGCCGAACAAAATCTTAAGAACTTGGAAAGAGCCATTCGATCTTTGGGCCCAGTCAATTTGGATGCTATTGAGCAGTATGACGAAGTCAATAATCGTCTAACCTTCCTCAATGAGCAACGGATGGATATTTTGTCAGCGCGTGATCTTCTTCTTGATACCATTCATGAGATGGATGATGAGGTGAAAGAACGCTTTAAAGTCACATTTGAAGCTATTCGTGAAAGTTTCAAGCAAACTTTCAAACAAATGTTTGGCGGTGGTTCAGCTGATTTGATTTTGACAGAGAATGATATTTTGACTGCAGGTGTTGAAATATCTGTTCAGCCTCCGGGTAAGAAAATCCAATCGCTCAACCTCATGTCCGGTGGCGAAAAGGCTCTTTCGGCCCTCGCTCTGCTATTTTCCATTATCCGAGTGAAGACCATTCCGTTTGTGATACTGGACGAGGTGGAGGCTGCCTTGGATGAGGCCAATGTCAAACGCTTCGGAGACTATCTCAATCGCTTTGATAAAGAAAGTCAGTTTATTGTTGTGACACACCGAAAGGGCACAATGGCTGCAGCGGATGCCATTTATGGGGTAACCATGCAGGAATCTGGCGTATCAAAGATTGTATCTGTCAAATTGAAGGATGTGGAGAAATTATGA
- a CDS encoding Cof-type HAD-IIB family hydrolase — translation MIKKIYASDMDGTFLREDHNFDKKSFRRILDQFKKKDYLFVAASGRSLQSLKLVFEEFADEIGFVAENGSIVEYQGQMIFLDEPIHPEVYLPIIAGIDAGPYGSSRSMVLSGLENFYLLKNAEPQFLGAMTNYYAHFQLVDSFEDVQEKIIKINAKFTPDEMDQARLWLNQTFEGVTAMTTGFDNIDIIPNGSNKSVGLSHLCSHFGITGRDVVAFGDNQNDLDMLDFAGLAIATENAREEVKALADQIIGHCNDGAVLAYLEEEVYGN, via the coding sequence ATGATAAAAAAGATTTATGCCAGTGATATGGATGGTACGTTTTTACGTGAGGATCATAACTTTGATAAAAAAAGTTTCCGAAGGATTCTGGATCAGTTTAAGAAAAAAGACTATTTATTTGTGGCAGCAAGCGGGAGATCTTTGCAGAGTCTAAAGTTAGTTTTTGAAGAATTTGCAGATGAAATCGGGTTTGTTGCTGAAAATGGTTCTATTGTTGAGTATCAAGGTCAGATGATTTTTCTGGATGAACCGATTCATCCAGAAGTTTACTTGCCTATTATTGCTGGAATTGATGCTGGTCCTTATGGAAGTAGTCGTTCCATGGTTTTGTCTGGACTCGAAAACTTTTATTTGTTAAAAAATGCTGAGCCTCAGTTTTTAGGAGCAATGACAAATTATTATGCTCATTTTCAATTGGTGGACTCGTTTGAAGATGTCCAGGAAAAAATAATAAAAATTAATGCCAAATTTACCCCAGATGAGATGGACCAAGCAAGATTGTGGCTCAATCAGACCTTTGAAGGTGTGACAGCCATGACAACAGGTTTTGACAATATTGATATTATTCCTAATGGTTCAAATAAATCAGTTGGTTTGAGTCATTTGTGCAGTCATTTTGGAATTACAGGACGAGATGTAGTTGCCTTTGGGGATAATCAAAATGATTTGGATATGTTGGACTTCGCAGGTCTTGCCATTGCAACAGAAAATGCAAGAGAAGAAGTGAAGGCTCTAGCTGATCAGATTATTGGTCATTGCAATGATGGAGCTGTACTGGCTTATTTAGAGGAGGAAGTATATGGCAATTAA
- a CDS encoding DUF1846 domain-containing protein — protein sequence MKKIAFDSNKYLNLQRDHILERIAQFEGKLYMEFGGKMLEDFHAARVLPGYEPDNKIKLLQELKDQVEIVIAINASNIEHSKARGDLGISYDQEVFRLIDTFNDIDIYVGSVVITQYRNQPAADAFRKQLEKYGIKSYLHYPIKGYPSDIDHIISQEGMGKNDYIETSRNLVVVTAPGPGSGKLATCISQLYHDQLHGVTSGYAKFETFPVWNLPLHHPVNLAYEAATADLDDLNMIDPFHLQTYGKTAVNYNRDIEVFPVLNRTFERILSKSPYASPTDMGVNMVGYSIINEEAAIEASKQEIIRRYYQTLVDFKAERVSEQAVKKIELLMNEVGVTPADRKVVIAAREKAELTTSPALAIQLPTGEIVTGKTSDLLKPTASVLLNAIKQIAAIEDETLLIEPTYIRPIQQLKTDYLDKTNTRLDASEILNALAITAQDSPIAASAMKELGQLNGSEAHSTVILSDEDKSVLRKLGINLTFDPIYQHNKFYQAK from the coding sequence ATGAAGAAAATCGCATTTGATTCAAATAAGTATTTGAATTTACAACGTGATCATATTTTAGAGCGCATAGCTCAGTTTGAAGGCAAATTGTATATGGAATTTGGTGGGAAAATGTTGGAAGATTTCCATGCAGCCCGTGTACTTCCTGGCTATGAACCTGATAATAAAATCAAACTTCTCCAAGAGTTAAAAGATCAAGTAGAAATCGTCATCGCCATCAATGCAAGCAACATCGAACATTCTAAGGCACGTGGCGACTTGGGTATTTCTTATGACCAAGAAGTCTTCCGCTTGATTGATACCTTCAATGATATTGATATTTATGTTGGTTCTGTCGTCATTACCCAATACCGTAACCAACCAGCCGCAGATGCCTTCCGCAAACAGTTGGAAAAATATGGTATCAAGTCCTATCTCCACTACCCAATCAAGGGCTATCCTTCTGACATTGACCACATCATCTCACAAGAGGGGATGGGCAAAAATGACTACATCGAAACTAGTCGCAATCTCGTCGTTGTCACCGCACCTGGACCTGGTTCAGGTAAATTGGCGACTTGTATCTCCCAACTTTACCACGACCAACTGCATGGCGTTACATCAGGCTATGCTAAGTTTGAAACCTTCCCAGTGTGGAACTTACCACTTCACCATCCGGTAAACTTAGCCTATGAAGCAGCAACTGCCGACCTGGACGACCTCAACATGATTGATCCTTTCCACCTTCAAACTTATGGCAAAACTGCGGTCAACTACAACCGTGACATCGAAGTCTTCCCTGTCCTCAACCGTACCTTTGAACGTATTTTGAGTAAATCACCATACGCATCTCCGACAGATATGGGTGTCAACATGGTAGGTTATTCCATCATCAATGAAGAAGCTGCAATCGAAGCATCTAAGCAAGAAATTATCCGCCGCTACTACCAGACCTTGGTTGATTTCAAGGCAGAGCGGGTTAGCGAGCAGGCCGTGAAGAAAATCGAACTCCTCATGAATGAAGTCGGTGTGACACCAGCAGATCGAAAGGTTGTTATCGCTGCGCGCGAAAAAGCAGAGCTGACAACTAGCCCAGCCCTTGCTATTCAGTTGCCTACTGGAGAGATTGTAACAGGTAAAACATCCGACCTCCTTAAACCAACTGCATCTGTCCTCTTAAACGCCATCAAACAAATTGCGGCAATTGAAGATGAAACCCTCTTAATCGAACCAACCTACATACGCCCAATCCAGCAATTGAAAACAGATTACCTCGATAAAACCAATACAAGACTGGATGCCAGCGAAATACTCAACGCATTGGCGATTACCGCACAAGATAGCCCAATTGCAGCAAGTGCCATGAAAGAATTGGGCCAATTAAATGGTAGCGAAGCCCACTCAACCGTTATCCTGTCAGATGAAGACAAGAGTGTCCTTCGTAAGCTTGGAATCAATTTAACATTTGATCCAATTTACCAACACAATAAATTTTATCAAGCAAAATAA